One Serinicoccus chungangensis genomic window carries:
- a CDS encoding signal peptidase I translates to MPKLTARTRRLAGHLGNASMVLVILACAAYLLPSLLGYERYVITGGSMSGAIERGSVIFSEPRPVQDLEVGDVITYLPPADSGVTTLVTHRIVEIEPGEQGGTVMRTKGDANADVDPWTFSLIAQDQPVVEHVVPGVGYLLIALADREVRMLVIGVPAGVIALLALLELTRNLTALGQPSGQGRSTSGPGPGGSAALRDGGRAPAC, encoded by the coding sequence ATGCCGAAGCTCACCGCCCGCACCCGACGCCTGGCCGGTCATCTGGGCAACGCCTCGATGGTGCTCGTCATCCTGGCCTGCGCGGCATACCTCCTGCCGTCCCTGCTGGGCTACGAGCGCTACGTCATCACCGGCGGCTCCATGTCGGGCGCCATCGAGCGCGGCTCGGTCATCTTCTCCGAGCCGCGCCCGGTGCAGGACCTGGAGGTGGGCGACGTCATCACCTACCTGCCCCCGGCCGACAGCGGGGTGACCACCCTGGTCACGCACCGGATCGTCGAGATCGAGCCGGGTGAGCAGGGCGGGACCGTCATGCGGACCAAGGGCGACGCCAACGCGGACGTCGACCCGTGGACCTTCAGCCTCATCGCGCAGGACCAGCCGGTCGTCGAGCACGTCGTGCCCGGCGTGGGCTACCTGCTCATCGCGCTCGCGGACCGGGAGGTGCGCATGCTCGTCATCGGGGTCCCCGCCGGCGTCATCGCGCTCCTCGCCCTCCTCGAGCTCACCCGCAACCTGACGGCACTGGGACAGCCGTCAGGCCAGGGCCGGTCCACCTCCGGACCAGGCCCCGGGGGTTCTGCCGCCCTCCGTGACGGCGGCAGGGCCCCTGCCTGCTGA
- a CDS encoding TasA family protein, which yields MTSNRTRSKILAPLAVLCAAGAVVVGSGATFTSTSSNTISSVTSGTLTHTNSKADSAIFSLKNIKPGDVVNGSLTLTNTGSLPAAFSLTESSSSNGFSGKNLTLTITDTTNGTVVYDGTFGGLEDGVKQALGEVEAGKARSFTFTVALDKAAGNSEQGKSASATYVWDAVQLEGQTTDQ from the coding sequence ATGACCAGCAACCGCACTCGCTCCAAGATCCTCGCCCCTCTCGCCGTCCTCTGCGCGGCCGGGGCCGTGGTCGTGGGCTCGGGCGCCACCTTCACCTCGACCAGCAGCAACACCATCAGCTCGGTCACCTCCGGCACGCTGACGCACACCAACAGCAAGGCCGACAGCGCCATCTTCTCCCTGAAGAACATCAAGCCCGGTGACGTCGTCAACGGCTCGCTCACGCTGACCAACACCGGCTCGCTGCCGGCGGCCTTCTCGCTCACCGAGTCCTCGTCGAGCAACGGCTTCTCGGGCAAGAACCTCACGCTGACGATCACCGACACCACGAACGGCACCGTCGTCTACGACGGCACCTTCGGTGGGCTGGAGGACGGCGTCAAGCAGGCGCTGGGCGAGGTCGAGGCCGGCAAGGCCCGCAGCTTCACCTTCACCGTCGCCCTGGACAAGGCGGCCGGCAACAGCGAGCAGGGCAAGTCCGCCTCCGCGACCTACGTGTGGGACGCCGTCCAGCTCGAGGGCCAGACCACCGACCAGTGA
- a CDS encoding sensor histidine kinase, which yields MTASEGDRDEVESDRYGLLSVPSRDELQSLSDLAASIFGAPGAAVTVFTATSEHRIAATGTEPSVCARGESLFTVVEMDDAFVVPDARQDPRLADHPMVTARPGVRFYATAPMRSPDGSLVGQLCVFDHRPRRTTDAQREALGFLAERATDILELRLRSRQLSSSLQELTEARDELARSNVALSHFAAQVSHDLRNPLMAVRANAEVLASEPAVREDPELAAAVDRIADAARGMSGMIHDVLSLAQEGGRPRPQDVDLAEVVDRVLLDLSPLVRQVGAHVEVEDLPVVPADPALLYSVLLNLLDNSLKFTRRGVTPHVRLHAAQRAGRWRICVTDNGAGVPAGQEHAVFLPFVRARTGDGEARPEGHGIGLATVHRIVTAHGGRVGLEPSPGAGTCAWFELPTNRPEAEPDRTT from the coding sequence ATGACAGCCTCGGAGGGGGACAGGGACGAGGTCGAGTCCGACCGCTACGGACTCCTCAGCGTGCCGTCCAGGGACGAGCTGCAGTCCCTCTCCGACCTGGCGGCGAGCATCTTCGGTGCCCCCGGGGCGGCGGTGACCGTCTTCACCGCCACCAGCGAGCACCGGATCGCCGCCACCGGGACGGAGCCGTCGGTGTGTGCGCGCGGCGAGTCCCTCTTCACGGTCGTGGAGATGGACGACGCCTTCGTGGTGCCGGACGCCCGCCAGGACCCGCGGTTGGCGGACCACCCCATGGTGACCGCGCGGCCGGGCGTCCGGTTCTACGCGACGGCGCCGATGCGCAGCCCCGACGGGTCACTCGTCGGACAGCTGTGCGTCTTCGACCACCGCCCCCGCCGGACCACCGACGCCCAGCGGGAGGCGCTCGGATTCCTGGCGGAGCGGGCGACCGACATCCTGGAGCTGCGGCTGCGCAGCCGGCAGCTGAGCAGCTCGCTGCAGGAGCTGACCGAGGCGCGGGACGAGCTGGCCCGCTCCAACGTGGCGCTCTCGCACTTCGCCGCCCAGGTGAGCCACGACCTGCGCAACCCCCTCATGGCGGTGCGGGCCAACGCGGAGGTGCTGGCCAGCGAGCCCGCGGTCCGTGAGGACCCCGAGCTCGCGGCGGCCGTCGACCGGATCGCCGACGCGGCTCGGGGGATGAGCGGGATGATCCACGACGTGCTCTCGCTCGCCCAGGAGGGTGGTCGGCCCAGGCCGCAGGACGTCGACCTGGCCGAGGTCGTCGACCGGGTGCTGCTGGACCTCAGCCCGCTGGTGCGCCAGGTGGGTGCGCACGTCGAGGTGGAAGACCTGCCGGTCGTGCCGGCGGACCCGGCCCTGCTCTACTCCGTCCTGCTCAACCTGCTCGACAACAGCCTGAAGTTCACGCGGCGCGGGGTCACGCCGCACGTGCGGCTCCACGCCGCCCAGCGGGCCGGCCGGTGGCGCATCTGCGTCACCGACAACGGGGCCGGGGTGCCCGCGGGCCAGGAGCACGCGGTCTTCCTCCCCTTCGTCCGCGCCCGCACCGGGGACGGGGAGGCGCGGCCCGAGGGGCACGGGATCGGGCTGGCCACCGTGCACCGGATCGTGACCGCCCACGGCGGCCGGGTCGGTCTCGAGCCGTCGCCCGGGGCCGGCACCTGCGCGTGGTTCGAGCTGCCCACGAACCGTCCCGAGGCGGAGCCGGACCGCACGACCTGA
- a CDS encoding sulfate adenylyltransferase subunit 1, protein MDLLRFATAGSVDDGKSTLIGRLLLDSKAIFEDQLESVERTSKDKGFDYTDLALLTDGLRSEREQGITIDVAYRYFATPRRKFIIADTPGHVQYTRNMVTGASTADLGLVLVDARQGMTEQSRRHAVILSMLRVPHLVLAVNKMDLVDFSEETFRRIEAEFTDFVRKLDVPDLTVIPISALQGDNVVTRSEKMPWYGGSSLLHHLEHVYIGSDREMRDVRFPVQYVIRPKSDEFHDYRGYAGQVAGGVMKPGDEVIVLPSGMTSTIEAIDAFDRQVDEAYPPMSVTVRLADDVDVSRGDMIARVNNQPEQTQDLDAMVCWMSPGALKPRAKLLVKHTTRTVKALVKEIDYRLDVNTLHRDQDAQEIGLNEMGRVRLRVQQPLMVDLYEQNRITGSFILIDQASGVTVGAGMIRD, encoded by the coding sequence ATGGACCTGCTGCGCTTCGCGACCGCAGGCTCCGTGGACGACGGCAAGTCGACCCTCATCGGGCGCCTGCTGCTGGACAGCAAGGCGATCTTCGAGGACCAGCTGGAGTCGGTCGAGCGGACCTCGAAGGACAAGGGCTTCGACTACACCGACCTCGCGCTGCTCACCGACGGTCTGCGCAGCGAGCGCGAGCAGGGCATCACCATCGACGTCGCCTACCGCTACTTCGCGACCCCGCGGCGCAAGTTCATCATCGCCGACACCCCGGGACACGTGCAGTACACCCGCAACATGGTGACCGGCGCGTCCACCGCCGACCTGGGCCTGGTGCTCGTCGACGCCCGCCAGGGCATGACCGAGCAGTCGCGTCGGCACGCGGTCATCCTGTCGATGCTGCGGGTGCCGCACCTCGTGCTGGCGGTCAACAAGATGGACCTGGTGGACTTCTCGGAGGAGACCTTCCGCCGGATCGAGGCCGAGTTCACCGACTTCGTCCGCAAGCTGGACGTGCCCGACCTCACCGTGATCCCCATCTCGGCCCTGCAGGGCGACAACGTCGTGACCCGCAGCGAGAAGATGCCGTGGTACGGCGGCAGCAGCCTGCTGCACCACCTCGAGCACGTCTACATCGGCTCCGACCGCGAGATGCGCGACGTCCGCTTCCCGGTGCAGTACGTCATCCGCCCCAAGTCGGACGAGTTCCACGACTACCGCGGGTATGCCGGCCAGGTCGCCGGGGGCGTCATGAAGCCGGGTGACGAGGTCATCGTCCTGCCCAGCGGCATGACGAGCACCATCGAGGCCATCGACGCCTTCGACCGCCAGGTGGACGAGGCATATCCCCCGATGTCGGTGACCGTGCGCCTCGCCGACGACGTCGACGTGAGCCGCGGCGACATGATCGCCCGCGTCAACAACCAGCCGGAGCAGACGCAGGACCTCGACGCGATGGTCTGCTGGATGTCGCCGGGTGCGCTCAAGCCGCGCGCCAAGCTGCTGGTCAAGCACACCACCCGCACCGTCAAGGCGCTGGTCAAGGAGATCGACTACCGGCTCGACGTCAACACGCTGCACCGCGACCAGGACGCGCAGGAGATCGGTCTCAACGAGATGGGGCGGGTGCGACTGCGCGTCCAGCAGCCGCTCATGGTCGACCTCTACGAGCAGAACCGCATCACCGGGTCGTTCATCCTCATCGACCAGGCCTCCGGCGTCACCGTCGGTGCAGGGATGATCCGGGACTGA
- the cysD gene encoding sulfate adenylyltransferase subunit CysD, whose amino-acid sequence MTVDGNYRLSQLDELEAESIHVFREVAAEFEKPVLMFSGGKDSIVMLRLAEKAFYPAKVPFPVLQVDTGYDFPEVLATRDRWVERLGLRLHVASVEQAIKDGVVVDDGKTPRNRLQIGTLLNAIEEEGYTAAFGGGRRDEEKARAKERVYSHRDEFGQWDPKNQRPELWSLYNGRIHEGEHMRVFPLSNWTELDVWDYIRREAIDIPSIYFAHQRRVFERNGMLFSESDYNPLREGETVTERQVRFRTVGDLTLTGCLESDADDLDKIIEEVAASRITERGATRGDDKFSEAAMEDRKKEGYF is encoded by the coding sequence GTGACAGTCGACGGCAACTACCGACTCTCCCAGCTCGACGAGCTGGAGGCCGAGTCCATCCATGTCTTCCGTGAGGTCGCGGCGGAGTTCGAGAAGCCGGTGCTGATGTTCTCCGGCGGCAAGGACTCCATCGTCATGCTGCGGCTGGCGGAGAAGGCGTTCTACCCGGCCAAGGTCCCCTTCCCGGTGCTGCAGGTGGACACCGGCTACGACTTCCCCGAGGTGCTGGCGACCCGGGACCGCTGGGTCGAGCGGCTGGGTCTGCGGCTGCACGTCGCCTCGGTCGAGCAGGCGATCAAGGACGGCGTCGTCGTCGACGACGGCAAGACGCCGCGCAACCGGCTGCAGATCGGCACCCTGCTCAACGCCATCGAGGAGGAGGGCTACACCGCCGCCTTCGGTGGCGGTCGCCGTGACGAGGAGAAGGCGCGCGCCAAGGAGCGGGTCTACTCCCACCGTGACGAGTTCGGTCAGTGGGACCCCAAGAACCAGCGGCCCGAGCTGTGGAGCCTCTACAACGGTCGGATCCACGAGGGCGAGCACATGCGGGTCTTCCCGCTGTCGAACTGGACCGAGCTCGACGTGTGGGACTACATCCGGCGCGAGGCGATCGACATCCCCTCGATCTACTTCGCCCACCAGCGTCGCGTCTTCGAGCGCAACGGCATGCTCTTCTCCGAGAGCGACTACAACCCGCTGCGCGAGGGGGAGACGGTCACCGAGCGGCAGGTCCGCTTCCGCACCGTCGGCGACCTGACGCTGACCGGGTGCCTGGAGTCGGACGCCGACGACCTGGACAAGATCATCGAGGAGGTCGCGGCCTCTCGCATCACTGAGCGCGGCGCGACCCGTGGCGACGACAAGTTCTCCGAGGCCGCCATGGAGGACCGCAAGAAGGAAGGCTACTTCTGA
- the cysC gene encoding adenylyl-sulfate kinase, whose translation MTTPPSSSSTFPGVPLLDDLELLHHGLLPTGLVDLPEGPVALVDAEGVPVADVDVWGDLSWRSPRSSRPFEGWHLTTTDIELPAVLVDDEGSLAGLPGGTRTVVVLASTDGDDNQRDLDLVRTARTRAQEQGYAVRVAAVGRAAARRADKVAHLQQVLGGPEQVRDLTSPAVESAYPGGRGGVVVLLTGLSGSGKSTLARALRDRLVEDEGRTVSLLDGDVVRRHLSAGLGFSPEDRETNVRRIGWVAAEIARHGGTAIASPIAPFDGTRRAVRAMVEGRGGRFVLVHVSTPLEECERRDRKGLYARARAGEIPDFTGISSPYEAPTDATLTLDTTGRDVDELVDQILAAIAPPTTR comes from the coding sequence GTGACCACGCCGCCCTCCTCGTCGTCCACCTTCCCGGGAGTTCCCCTGCTGGACGACCTCGAGCTGCTGCACCACGGCCTGCTGCCCACCGGGCTCGTGGACCTGCCGGAAGGGCCCGTGGCACTCGTGGACGCCGAGGGCGTCCCGGTCGCCGACGTCGACGTCTGGGGAGACCTCTCGTGGCGCTCGCCCCGCTCCTCACGCCCCTTCGAGGGCTGGCACCTCACCACCACGGACATCGAGCTGCCGGCCGTCCTGGTCGACGACGAGGGCTCCCTGGCCGGGCTGCCGGGGGGCACGCGCACGGTCGTCGTGCTGGCCTCGACCGACGGCGACGACAACCAGCGCGACCTCGACCTCGTCCGCACGGCCCGGACGCGGGCGCAGGAGCAGGGGTATGCCGTGCGCGTCGCCGCCGTCGGTCGCGCGGCGGCCCGGCGCGCCGACAAGGTGGCGCACCTGCAGCAGGTGCTCGGAGGTCCTGAGCAGGTCCGTGACCTCACCTCGCCTGCGGTCGAGTCGGCATACCCGGGCGGGCGGGGCGGCGTCGTCGTGCTCCTCACGGGGCTCTCCGGCTCCGGCAAGTCGACCCTGGCCCGCGCGCTGCGCGACCGCCTCGTCGAGGACGAGGGGCGCACCGTCTCCCTGCTCGACGGCGACGTCGTGCGCCGCCACCTGTCGGCGGGGCTGGGCTTCTCCCCGGAGGACCGCGAGACCAATGTCCGGCGGATCGGGTGGGTCGCCGCCGAGATCGCGCGGCACGGCGGCACCGCGATCGCCAGCCCGATCGCACCCTTCGACGGGACCCGCCGAGCGGTGCGCGCCATGGTCGAGGGGCGGGGCGGCAGGTTCGTCCTCGTCCACGTGTCGACCCCGCTCGAGGAGTGCGAGCGCCGGGACCGCAAGGGGCTGTATGCCCGGGCGCGGGCCGGGGAGATCCCGGACTTCACCGGCATCAGCTCGCCCTACGAGGCGCCCACGGACGCCACGCTGACGCTGGACACGACCGGCCGCGACGTGGACGAGCTCGTCGACCAGATCCTGGCGGCGATCGCGCCGCCGACCACCCGCTGA
- a CDS encoding 3'(2'),5'-bisphosphate nucleotidase CysQ, with product MTTDDHSLARELADLAGERLLAVRADLHAQGVEGRELKDAGDAASQEVLAAALRERAPGDAVLSEEAADDHARLSAERVWIIDPLDGTREFSEVPRDDWAVHVALWQSGELVAGAVALPARGLTYGTDPQARLDLPPRPVGEPPLRLAVSRSRPPAFAEELGRTMGATTVPMGSAGVKAMSVLDGSSDAYVHAGGQYEWDSAAPVAVAAAHGLHTSRVDGSPLVYNRENPWSPDLVVCRREVAEELMAALATMDLG from the coding sequence ATGACGACCGACGACCACAGCCTCGCCCGCGAGCTCGCCGACCTGGCCGGGGAGCGCCTGCTCGCCGTCCGCGCCGACCTCCACGCCCAGGGGGTGGAGGGACGCGAGCTCAAGGACGCCGGCGACGCGGCCTCCCAGGAGGTGCTCGCGGCCGCGCTGCGCGAGCGCGCCCCCGGGGACGCCGTGCTGAGCGAGGAGGCGGCCGACGACCACGCCCGGCTCTCGGCGGAGCGCGTGTGGATCATCGACCCGCTCGACGGGACGCGGGAGTTCAGCGAGGTGCCCCGGGACGACTGGGCCGTGCACGTCGCGCTGTGGCAGTCCGGCGAGCTGGTGGCCGGCGCGGTCGCGCTGCCCGCGCGCGGCCTGACCTACGGCACCGACCCGCAGGCCCGGCTCGACCTGCCCCCGCGACCCGTCGGCGAGCCCCCGCTGCGGCTGGCCGTCAGCCGCTCCCGCCCCCCGGCCTTCGCCGAGGAGCTCGGCCGCACGATGGGGGCCACCACGGTCCCGATGGGCTCGGCGGGCGTCAAGGCGATGTCGGTGCTCGACGGGTCCTCAGACGCCTACGTGCACGCCGGTGGGCAGTACGAGTGGGACTCCGCCGCACCCGTGGCGGTGGCCGCGGCGCACGGCCTGCACACGAGCCGGGTCGACGGCAGCCCGCTGGTCTACAACCGGGAGAACCCGTGGTCCCCCGACCTCGTCGTGTGCCGTCGCGAGGTCGCCGAGGAGCTGATGGCGGCGCTCGCGACGATGGACCTGGGCTGA
- a CDS encoding SLC13 family permease: protein MSLNAWITVLVLIGVLTALVRQRTSPWVVVLGGVIVLLVLGVITPAEAFTGFSNPAPITVAALYVVAAGIEKTGALAPVMQRTLGDRGTYRLPLLRVLTPTIGASALLNNTPIVAMLIPQVTAWCERHGRSASKFLMPISFAAVLGGLLTVIGTSTNLVVSGQMTELGLDPIGFFEIGQLGLPIAVLGLLVLVAVAPRLLPARRSAREELVSEGRRFSIEMIVQPGGQVDGRTVEEAKLRSLPGLFLASVDRGDTVIAPVRPDTVLRGGNRLHFVGSVSKVVDAQLMPGLRSAELEHVLDLQSESAKYFEVVVGSQSPLVGRTLRESDFRSTYQAAVVGIHRSGHLVDGKLGAQTIRLGDTLIVVSDPDFRKRWRDHSDFLLVAGLDGSPPAATPRAWIPVTVLALVVGLAAFGVMPILQGSLLGAVALIATGVLSAQEARRAVDLEVILVIASAFGLASAMQVSGLAQALAGGLVASLGSFGTLGVLLGLVLATIVLTELVTNNAAALLMLPVAVATAESVGLDPRGAAIAVAVAASASFLSPIGYQTNMMVYGPGGYRFTDYARLGWVLTVMVVLATVLLTPLIWP, encoded by the coding sequence GTGTCGCTCAACGCGTGGATCACCGTCCTGGTCCTCATCGGGGTGCTGACGGCCCTGGTGCGGCAGCGCACCAGCCCCTGGGTGGTCGTGCTGGGCGGGGTCATCGTGCTCCTCGTGCTGGGGGTCATCACGCCGGCAGAGGCGTTCACCGGCTTCTCCAACCCCGCCCCCATCACCGTGGCGGCGCTCTACGTCGTCGCCGCCGGGATCGAGAAGACCGGCGCCCTGGCCCCGGTGATGCAGCGCACCCTGGGTGACAGGGGGACCTACCGGCTGCCGCTGCTAAGGGTGCTGACCCCGACCATCGGGGCGTCCGCGCTGCTCAACAACACCCCGATCGTGGCCATGCTCATCCCGCAGGTGACGGCCTGGTGCGAGCGGCACGGCCGTTCGGCAAGCAAGTTCCTCATGCCGATCTCGTTCGCGGCCGTGCTCGGCGGTCTGCTCACCGTCATCGGCACCTCGACGAACCTCGTCGTCTCCGGGCAGATGACCGAGCTGGGCCTGGACCCGATCGGCTTCTTCGAGATCGGGCAGCTCGGGCTGCCCATCGCCGTCCTGGGGCTGCTGGTCCTCGTCGCCGTCGCGCCGCGACTCCTGCCCGCCCGCCGCTCCGCGCGGGAGGAGCTGGTGAGCGAGGGCCGGCGCTTCTCCATCGAGATGATCGTGCAGCCCGGCGGGCAGGTGGACGGTCGGACCGTGGAGGAGGCCAAGCTGCGGTCCCTCCCCGGCCTGTTCCTCGCGTCCGTGGACCGGGGGGACACCGTCATCGCCCCGGTCCGGCCCGACACCGTCCTGCGGGGCGGCAACCGCCTGCACTTCGTGGGCTCGGTCAGCAAGGTCGTCGACGCCCAGCTCATGCCGGGGCTGCGCTCGGCCGAGCTCGAGCACGTCCTGGACCTCCAGAGCGAGAGCGCGAAGTACTTCGAGGTGGTCGTGGGCTCGCAGTCACCGCTGGTGGGGCGCACCCTGAGGGAGTCGGACTTCCGGTCGACCTACCAGGCCGCGGTCGTCGGCATCCACCGCTCGGGGCACCTCGTCGACGGCAAGCTCGGTGCGCAGACCATCCGGCTCGGCGACACCCTCATCGTGGTCTCCGACCCCGACTTCCGGAAGCGGTGGCGCGACCACTCCGACTTCCTGCTCGTCGCCGGCCTCGACGGGTCACCGCCTGCCGCGACGCCGCGCGCGTGGATCCCGGTCACCGTGCTCGCCCTGGTGGTCGGCCTGGCAGCCTTCGGGGTCATGCCCATCCTGCAGGGCTCGCTGCTGGGCGCCGTGGCCCTCATCGCGACGGGCGTCCTGTCCGCGCAGGAGGCGAGACGGGCGGTCGACCTGGAGGTCATCCTCGTCATCGCCTCGGCCTTCGGCCTGGCCAGCGCGATGCAGGTGTCCGGCCTGGCGCAGGCGCTCGCCGGTGGGCTGGTGGCCTCGCTGGGCAGCTTCGGGACGCTGGGGGTGCTGCTCGGGCTCGTCCTCGCGACCATCGTGCTCACCGAGCTGGTCACCAACAACGCCGCCGCCCTGCTCATGCTGCCGGTGGCGGTGGCCACGGCGGAGTCCGTCGGTCTGGACCCGCGGGGCGCGGCCATCGCCGTCGCGGTGGCGGCGTCGGCGTCGTTCCTGTCCCCGATCGGCTACCAGACCAACATGATGGTCTACGGCCCGGGCGGCTACCGGTTCACCGACTACGCGCGGCTGGGGTGGGTCCTCACGGTCATGGTCGTGCTCGCCACCGTGCTGCTCACGCCGCTGATCTGGCCGTGA
- a CDS encoding carbohydrate binding domain-containing protein, with translation MLQTSSSCPRTPTWLFLWLITAMVATLGLTVLPTTAQAAGLVENSSFDEGTRHWRTNGDAEVLKVESISGDPAAVLTSTTERHTVLNDVVNSVSDTGQAGTTYRLSARVRGTTGTDGALRLREVSGQGTVEHETSFDLTGTWQPVSLDVTTTRANASLDINVVAWDLPAGDRLVVDDVTLATVTASPSPTPEPCSGTVPSGTEFGASMTTSGISAEDSLDRLDDAFGKLPVVRVFDPDLPFDWSHQRNDLLAGRTMVMSFRPMPQEVLSGQHDAFFRRWFAEAPEDRTIYWSYIHEPEPLIRNGRFTATQYRQAWRRIEAIADQACKPNMFATLILTGWTATPASGRDYRDYDAGRDVIDVLAWDPYNGASDPDRDYYSPVSTFMAPAVETSVADGRPWGIAETGSRLVPGDDGRGRAAWLRSVAEYAIANDAQFVTYFQSTRDGDWRLNDPYSRAVWRDYVAR, from the coding sequence ATGCTCCAGACATCGTCGTCATGCCCACGCACCCCGACGTGGCTCTTCCTCTGGCTCATCACCGCGATGGTGGCCACTCTCGGTCTGACCGTCCTGCCCACCACAGCCCAGGCCGCCGGCCTGGTGGAGAACTCTTCCTTCGACGAGGGCACTCGTCATTGGCGCACCAACGGGGACGCCGAGGTGCTCAAGGTGGAGAGCATCTCCGGCGACCCGGCCGCGGTGCTGACCTCGACGACCGAGCGTCACACCGTGCTCAACGACGTCGTGAACTCCGTGTCGGACACCGGCCAGGCCGGCACGACCTACCGGCTGTCCGCACGGGTGCGAGGCACGACCGGGACCGACGGCGCACTCCGCCTGCGGGAGGTGTCCGGTCAGGGCACCGTCGAGCACGAGACGTCGTTCGACCTCACCGGCACCTGGCAGCCGGTGAGCCTGGACGTCACGACCACCCGGGCCAACGCGAGCCTGGACATCAACGTCGTCGCCTGGGACCTGCCCGCCGGCGATCGGCTCGTCGTCGACGACGTGACCCTGGCGACGGTGACCGCATCGCCCTCCCCCACCCCTGAGCCCTGCTCCGGCACGGTGCCGTCCGGCACCGAGTTCGGGGCCTCGATGACCACCTCGGGCATCAGTGCAGAGGACTCCCTGGACCGCCTCGACGATGCCTTCGGGAAGCTGCCCGTCGTGCGGGTGTTCGACCCCGACCTGCCCTTCGACTGGAGTCACCAGCGCAACGACCTGCTCGCAGGGCGGACGATGGTCATGTCCTTCCGCCCCATGCCCCAGGAGGTCCTGTCCGGCCAGCACGACGCCTTCTTCCGCCGGTGGTTCGCCGAGGCACCTGAGGACCGGACCATCTACTGGTCGTACATCCACGAGCCCGAGCCGCTCATCCGCAACGGCCGCTTCACCGCGACGCAGTACCGCCAGGCCTGGCGACGGATCGAGGCCATCGCGGACCAGGCGTGCAAGCCCAACATGTTCGCCACCCTCATCCTGACGGGGTGGACGGCCACGCCGGCCTCCGGTCGGGACTACCGGGACTACGACGCCGGTCGCGATGTCATCGACGTGCTGGCCTGGGACCCCTACAACGGAGCCTCGGACCCGGACCGCGACTACTACTCCCCCGTCTCGACCTTCATGGCGCCGGCGGTGGAGACCTCGGTCGCGGACGGTCGCCCGTGGGGCATCGCCGAGACCGGCAGCCGCCTGGTCCCGGGTGACGACGGCCGGGGCCGGGCGGCGTGGTTGCGTTCGGTGGCCGAGTACGCCATCGCCAACGACGCACAGTTCGTCACCTACTTCCAGTCCACCCGTGACGGCGACTGGCGCCTCAACGACCCGTACTCGCGGGCCGTCTGGCGCGACTACGTCGCCCGCTGA